One stretch of Ursus arctos isolate Adak ecotype North America unplaced genomic scaffold, UrsArc2.0 scaffold_37, whole genome shotgun sequence DNA includes these proteins:
- the INSM2 gene encoding insulinoma-associated protein 2 — MPRGFLVKRTKRTGGSYRVRLAERVFPRLGPQEVPPFPEEASSAPQPGAEQVAPPTLEEAAAARELSGSSCRAARVSPGEGGQEGAAEWRADGRDCPGPSPSPTKPAGAELRRAFLERCLSSPVSAESFPGGAAAVAAFSCSAAPAAAPTSGEQFLLPLRAPFPEPELHPDPAPLSATLHGLKRAAGNERRAKTSLGCTSGPAAAGVKKPKAMRKLSFADEVTTSPVLGLKIKEEEPGAPSRGLGGSRTPLGEFICQLCKEQYADPFALAQHRCSRIVRVEYRCPECDKVFSCPANLASHRRWHKPRPTVANAAAVSSADGKPPPPSSARTPDSGAVASFLAEGKENGRAERAADQHLQARDSSRAEQHQDSAPHQGLQVLSHPEPPLPQVPYTEGVLGRRVPGPGSATGVGGPEIFMCPYCHKKFRRQAYLRKHLGTHEAGSARALAPGFGSEHGASLAFACPLCGAHFPSADIRDKHRLWHAVREELLLPALAGAPPEAPSPGGASDGSAQQIFSCKHCPSTFFSSPGLTRHINKCHPSESRQVLLLQMPLRPGC, encoded by the coding sequence ATGCCGAGGGGCTTCCTGGTAAAGCGAACTAAACGGACAGGCGGCTCATATCGAGTGCGCCTAGCTGAGCGGGTCTTCCCCCGGTTGGGGCCCCAGGAGGTGCCGCCCTTTCCTGAGGAGGCTTCCAGTGCCCCCCAGCCCGGTGCGGAGCAGGTGGCACCCCCCACCttggaggaggcggcggcggcccgtGAACTGTCGGGGTCGTCCTGTCGGGCGGCTAGGGTGAGCccgggggagggtgggcaggaaggTGCTGCAGAGTGGAGGGCGGATGGTAGGGATTGTCCcgggcccagccccagccccacgaAGCCGGCGGGCGCGGAGCTGCGCCGGGCATTCCTGGAGCGCTGCCTCAGCTCACCCGTCTCTGCAGAGTCCTTCCCCGGGGGCGCCGCCGCAGTGGCTGCTTTCTCCTGCTCAGCGGCACCAGCCGCTGCACCGACCTCGGGGGAGCAGTTCCTGCTGCCGCTCCGGGCACCGTTCCCAGAGCCAGAGCTCCATCCAGACCCTGCACCCCTCTCGGCCACCCTGCATGGCCTGAAGCGGGCGGCTGGCAACGAGCGCCGTGCCAAGACATCTCTGGGCTGCACGTCTGGACCTGCGGCCGCCGGAGTCAAGAAGCCAAAGGCCATGAGGAAGTTGAGCTTCGCCGATGAAGTGACCACGTCCCCTGTCCTCGGCCTGAAGATCAAGGAGGAGGAGCCCGGAGCACCGTCCCGGGGCCTGGGGGGCAGCCGCACGCCACTGGGGGAGTTTATCTGCCAGCTATGCAAGGAACAGTACGCAGACCCTTTCGCTCTGGCTCAGCACCGCTGCTCCCGCATCGTACGCGTCGAGTACCGCTGCCCCGAGTGCGACAAGGTCTTCAGCTGCCCTGCGAACCTCGCCTCCCATCGCCGCTGGCACAAACCGCGTCCCACAGTGGCAAATGCCGCCGCAGTCTCTTCAGCAGACGGGAAGCCACCTCCTCCGTCTTCCGCGAGGACCCCGGACTCTGGGGCTGTTGCATCTTTCTTGGCGGAGGGGAAGGAGAACGGCCGGGCAGAGCGAGCGGCTGATCAGCACCTGCAGGCGAGGGACAGCTCCAGGGCGGAGCAGCACCAGGACAGCGCCCCACACCAGGGCCTCCAGGTGCTGTCCCACCCCGAGCCACCGCTGCCTCAGGTCCCCTATACGGAGGGGGTGTTAGGGCGCCGGGTGCCTGGGCCAGGTAGTGCCACTGGTGTCGGGGGACCCGAGATCTTCATGTGCCCGTATTGCCATAAAAAGTTCCGTCGCCAAGCCTATCTGCGCAAGCACCTAGGCACTCACGAGGCAGGCTCCGCTCGTGCGCTTGCCCCAGGCTTTGGCTCCGAACACGGTGCCTCACTCGCCTTTGCTTGCCCACTGTGCGGGGCGCACTTCCCGTCCGCGGACATCAGGGACAAACACCGGCTGTGGCACGCGGTTCGCGAGGAGCTGCTCCTGCCTGCTCTGGCCGGGGCGCCCCCTGAAGCGCCGAGCCCAGGCGGAGCATCCGACGGGAGTGCTCAGCAAATTTTCTCGTGCAAGCACTGCCCGTCCACTTTCTTTAGCTCCCCGGGGCTGACCCGGCACATAAATAAGTGCCACCCGTCAGAAAGTCGGCAGGTCCTGCTACTGCAGATGCCGCTGCGGCCTGGCTGTTGA